The Lycium ferocissimum isolate CSIRO_LF1 chromosome 1, AGI_CSIRO_Lferr_CH_V1, whole genome shotgun sequence genome includes a region encoding these proteins:
- the LOC132042953 gene encoding malate dehydrogenase, chloroplastic-like, with protein MATASATTLSVGSATSFGSIVSPKLQSKAFVAKYNTRNYLRNFSGLKVEAFVQCESESSFLGRETAAALQSSINPKAQKEKQRPRNNFQPQASYKVAVLGAAGGIGQPLALLIKMSPLVSSLHLYDIANVKGVAADLSHCNTPAQVFDFTGASELGNCLKDVDVVVIPAGVPRKPGMTRDDLFNINANIVKGLVEAVADNCPDAFIHIISNPVNSTVPIAAEVLKQKGVYDPKKLFGVTTLDVVRANTFVAETKNLRLIDVDVPVIGGHAGITILPLLSKTKPSTTFTDEEVQELTVRIQNAGTEVVEAKAGAGSATLSMAYAAARFVESSLRALDGDADVYECSYVQSDLMELPFFASRVKLGRNGVEALISSDLNGLTEYEQKALEALKPELKASIEKGIAYAQKETVTA; from the coding sequence ATGGCAACAGCATCAGCAACTACTCTCTCAGTTGGTTCAGCTACTTCCTTTGGCTCTATAGtgagcccaaaattacaatcaAAGGCCTTTGTTGCGAAATACAATACCAGGAACTACCTTAGGAATTTCAGTGGTCTCAAGGTAGAGGCATTTGTGCAATGTGAATCGGAGTCATCATTTTTGGGGAGGGAAACTGCTGCAGCTCTTCAATCATCCATTAATCCCAAAGCCCAAAAAGAAAAGCAGAGACCTCGGAACAATTTTCAGCCCCAAGCATCTTATAAAGTGGCTGTTCTTGGAGCTGCTGGTGGTATAGGCCAGCCTCTAGCTCTTCTGATTAAGATGTCACCACTAGTTTCATCGTTGCACCTTTACGATATTGCAAATGTCAAAGGAGTTGCAGCAGATCTCAGCCATTGCAACACGCCCGCCCAGGTTTTTGACTTTACCGGAGCTTCTGAATTGGGCAATTGTTTGAAAGATGTAGATGTAGTTGTCATACCAGCTGGCGTTCCAAGAAAGCCTGGTATGACACGGGATGACTTGTTCAACATAAATGCAAATATCGTGAAAGGCTTGGTTGAGGCTGTTGCTGACAACTGCCCTGATGCCTTTATCCATATTATCAGCAATCCAGTCAACTCCACAGTGCCAATTGCTGCTGAGGTTCTGAAGCAAAAGGGTGTTTACGATCCTAAAAAACTGTTTGGTGTTACCACCCTGGACGTTGTCAGGGCAAACACATTTGTCGCAGAGACGAAAAACCTGAGACTCATAGACGTTGACGTCCCCGTGATTGGTGGACACGCGGGGATTACTATTCTGCCGTTGCTGTCAAAGACAAAACCGTCAACTACTTTCACTGACGAAGAAGTACAGGAACTAACTGTGAGGATCCAAAATGCTGGAACAGAGGTCGTTGAGGCAAAGGCTGGAGCAGGATCTGCTACACTGTCAATGGCATATGCAGCGGCTAGATTTGTTGAGTCATCACTTCGTGCCCTTGACGGCGACGCTGATGTGTACGAGTGTTCTTACGTGCAATCTGACTTGATGGAACTTCCGTTCTTTGCGTCGAGGGTTAAACTAGGACGGAATGGGGTCGAGGCATTGATTTCATCTGATCTCAATGGATTAACTGAGTATGAACAAAAAGCTTTAGAAGCTCTAAAGCCAGAGTTGAAAGCTAGCATTGAAAAGGGGATAGCTTATGCTCAAAAAGAAACAGTGACTGCTTAG
- the LOC132043040 gene encoding uncharacterized protein LOC132043040, with protein sequence MGSFQTKDKSYPKDKVVEGLKYNVRFLQAEVNEIMCMREHESQVNAQEMIIFALKEAEWKKERKKLKEAVKKLKKKLEQKEEEEKFKGVENDEMFSVKGDKWRHQLATSYLLEQIRNEEAIRDEAIEKWKQLYFAIKMELDDLIHRTNQGGGLCWKTEQMELLEKLHMELKEKEEKIALLKEQIASKEQQELKREREIDIMRQSLKIMSYNMKVASFSKNLSKSLHL encoded by the exons ATGGGAAGTTTTCAAACAAAGGACAAAAGCTATCCAAAAGACAAAGTGGTAGAAGGGTTGAAGTATAACGTAAGATTTCTTCAAGCTGAGGTAAATGAAATAATGTGCATGAGGGAACATGAGAGTCAAGTTAATGCACAAGAGATGATCATATTTGCATTGAAAGAAGCAGAGTGgaagaaggaaaggaagaagCTAAAAGAAgcagtgaagaagttgaagaagaaattggaacagaaagaagaagaagaaaagttcaaaggagTAGAAAATGATGAGATGTTTAGTGTAAAAGGAGATAAATGGCGGCATCAATTAGCAACAAGCTATTTGTTGGAGCAAATTAGGAATGAGGAAGCTATAAGAGATGAGGCTATTGAGAAGTGGAAACAACTTTATTTTGCAATCAAGATGGAGCTTGATGATCTTATTCATAGGACAAATCAAG GAGGAGGACTCTGCTGGAAAACAGAGCAAATGGAATTATTAGAGAAGCTGCATATGGAgctaaaagaaaaggaggaaaaaattgCACTTCTAAAGGAGCAAATAGCTTCAAAGGagcaacaagaactcaagagggAGAGGGAGATAGACATTATGAGGCAAAGCTTGAAAATCATGAGCTACAATATGAAGGTAGCAAGCTTTTCTAAGAATCTTTCAAAAAGCTTGCATCTGTAA